AGCAGAACCCTAATCGCTTCGGTGTGGGTAGATTCCGATGCCGCAATATTATTCAATATTGTCATGTTCCATAGGGTGTATAACGCACTATAAACATCGTGCGCCAGTTTTTCTTCTTCGCGCATGTATAAAAGCCCCTCGAGCTCTTGCTCACTGATCTCACCCAGAGGCAGCAGCTCGATCTGAGTGTTGAGGTTGTTGGGCTTGAACGATGTTTGTTCATCGAGATTTGCAGCCAGCACTGCACCCGAACCGGATGAGCCACCACAGGCCACAGTTAGGAATGCCAAAGATGAAACCGTAAGTAGTTTGGGAATTTTCATTTTCTATGACTCCTTAAGAATACACCCCAATAGTAAATTAGTTATTGGTAATGTAAATGAGTCATATTGTCACACCACAATATAGTCGATTATTCCGTGTGAACGATTTTGCTAATTAGGCTCGCGCCCTTACCGGAGAAAAATGAGTCGCCCGCTCAATACATGAAAAACATGGGGTTTGGTCTGAATGGTAGCTACTTAAGCCTAGTATTAGTAATAAAGGGGCTTAGGGGGCCATTATTGAATGGGTGAATTCGTTCTACCTATCCAAATTTTGGGGAAGCCTGCAAAATAAATCGAAACCAATAATTCCAGCTTTGCCTTATTGTATTAAAAGCCCAATGTTTAATGCGCTTGGCGTTTTAAGTAATCGCTATTCGAGTCAGGCCTCACATCTGACACAACCCATCGAAAATTCGTCAATAAATACCTACTGTACAAAACAGTACTGGTAAAGCCCAGGCCCCCGGAAATAGAAATTGCTCGATGACACTCCCAGAATATGCGTAGCCTTAAACGCGCTTTACCCTCGGGTAAACGTTTTTAAGGCTTTTTGTGGTAAATGGGGGTATGGCGTATTGCTAGGGAGCTAAATTGTGCTCCTTAGCAAAAATCACGCACAAGGGCTATTAGCTATAGTCGAGGTCCAGGGTATCCCAGCCTTCTTTTAGTGCAATCTTTCTGGCTACGGTACTCGTCTTTTGTGCCTGAATGGCGTTGGCGTAGCGCAAGGCTGCGCGCTCAGCTTCATCCCGGACTTTGAATGGGCCAATATCCCATTTTTCTCTGGTGGTAAAATACCAGCTTTCACCGCTACGGAAAAAACGGTCTGAGCGATAGCAGCTCTTCTTTTTTGTCTCACCTTTACGTAAATGCATTCTAGCCCTCCCCTAAGTTTTCAAACCTTGTATTAATACTGTACTTTTATAGTACTAAAGTATTGCTCATATCATTAAGGAAGCGTCTGGCCCTCCCTTCCAGGACGCCTTGCGCGACAAGTGCAACAATATGTGATGCGCACCACACTTGTATACATCTAAATGTGATATGAGATGAGTGAGAGGGCTAATAGATGAAATTTACGCCATTTTTGTGCTTTTGATTGGCTAAGCGGGGATGCGGGCGGCTCTTGTTGTGCCAAATTCGCAGGGTTAGCCGAATGCACACAGCTGAATGCCCGTGGGCGGCTGAGCGACAGGTGAGGCGAAAGCCGATAAGTCACTGAGCCCAAGTTGCTTAAATGGGGGGGGGGGTTGGGTATGTTCGCTTCCGCTGCGCCTCGATTGACGCTATTTGGAGTCGCAATAAACCACTAATGAAGTATTAACCGGTTCTTAAAGTGCTGCATGGCGGGGGCCGGTAGCGCTAATGCAATAGTGTCAATAAACGAATACCGGTATCGAGCGTGTATACTTTCCGCTATTCGCCTGTGCCTTTATACACATGAGTAAAATCGTTTACCGGGCTAGAGCCCAGCTGTAAATCGAGCGCTTGCTCCAGAAAAAATAAAACAACAATAATTAAGACGCTGAGATGAAAAGAAATCTATTTACGCTGATATTGCCGGGCCTGCTCGTAGCCGCTACCGGTGTGGGTGCCGGTGATTTGGCCACAGCCAGTTTTACCGGCAGTGAGTTGGGTGTGGCGGTGCTTTGGGCAGTGGTAGTGGGTGGTGTATTTAAGTACGTGTTAACCGAGGGCATTGCGCGCTGGCAACTGGTTAACGGTAATAGCTTACTCGAAGGCCTTGTACAAAAACTGGGGAAGGTTTTTGTGTGGATCTTTCTTGCCTATCTTGTGCTTTGGTCTTTCTTTGTGGGCTCTGCGCTTATGAGCGCCAGTGGCGTTGCTTTGCATGCTTTATTCCCGGTGTTTGAACCTTCTACCGGGAAAATAGTGTTTGGCTTAGCGTCGAGTATGTGCGGGCTAGCATTGGCACGCCTGGGCAAATTTACGTTGTTCGCAAAAACAATGGGTGTATGTGTTGGCTTGATGTTTGCCGTCGTACTGTTTACCGCATATTCTTTATGGCCGGGGCATGCACAGGTGCTATCTGGGCTGTTTGTGCCCAGCATTCCCGATTTTTCAGGTAAAGGCCTTACCTGGACGGTGGCGCTTATTGGCGGCGTGGGCGGTACGCTTACTATATTTTGCTACGGCTATTGGATTCAGGAGCAGAACCGAACATCGGCAAACGATATTTTGCTGTGCAAAATTGACCTCGCGGTTGGCTACGGTATGACAATACTGTTTGGTTTGGCGATGGTCATTATTGGCAGCACTATTGTTGTTGAGGGTAAAGGCGCTGGGTTGCTCATAAAACTGGCCGCCAGTTTGGAAACGGCTATTGGGCCTGTGGGTAAATGGCTATTTTTAGTGGGTGCCTTTTCAGCAATATTCAGTAGTTTACTGGGTGTTTGGCAGGCGGTGCCCTATATGTTCGCTGATATAAGTCGGCACATTATGCAACCAAAATTTAATACCGGTGTTGTGAGGTTAAACCAAACACAAAGTTACAAAATATACCAAATACTGCTGGCTGTTGTGCCTATTCTAGGCTTATTGCTGAGTTTTAAGGAGATACAAAAGTTGTACTCGGTAGTGGGTACGCTGTTCATGCCGTTTCTTGCGGTGGCACTTTTGCACCTTAATAACCAGGGTAAAATGGGTAAACATAAGAATAGCGTGCTCATAAATGGCGTATTATTGGCTACGCTGGTGTTTTTTTCGTATGTTGCATGGCAGAAGTTTGTAGCTTAAGCGGCGGATTAAATCGATATTTTGCAATGCACTCATTATTAAAAGATAGAGTTGGTTATATGAAATTACTCGTACGCGCACTACTGATGATTACCGTTACATTTTCTGTTGTTCCAGCCTATGCAAATGACGAGGCTTATTTTTCTACGTTTATGATGGTTTGTGCCAAGGGTATTCATAACATTAGTTCGGTTAGCGAATTAGCCACACACTTCAAGCTTAAGCCGTTACCAAAGTCCAGTTGGCCAGATTCACCGCATTATAAGGGCTGGTTTTTTGCGGTTGAAAAGCAAAAATATATTTTGTCGGTAGATAAGATAGAGGATCGAAATATTTGTGCTATGGAAGCTGCAGATATAGATGCGGACAAAATACGACTCATTATGGAAGGTTTTTTTAACAATGGTGGTGAAATAGCGCTAGTGAAAAAATTGCCAAACGATGAAACCTACGTATGGCAGGAATACTATACTGGCAAGCTGCCAAGCTTCGGCATCGACAATATTTTTACCATTAAAAAGCGTAAAGAATCGGTGGTACTCGTAGTAAGCACCAGTATAATTCCAAGCTAGCCCGGGAAATACTAGGGTCGTAGCCTCCTAGTGTATAGGAGGCTACAGGTTGGGCTAAAATCAATTAGTAGCTGTGTACAGACTAAAGGGTTTAAGCGCGGCTACGTATACTATTTCACGGGCTTTGGGTCGGGAAATTTCCAGCTGCCATCGAGGATTGCTTTTTGGGGTTGATACAAGCGAACGATGTAGTTCCAGCCTTCTGTTGTTGGGATACAGTTTTCGCGCTTATCCGAACAACCACCAAAATGGATAGTGGCTCCACCGTCTTTATTGGGTGTAGCCGTTAGGTTGTTGATTGAGTTAACGCCCAAATCGTTCTTTTCCATGAAGCCGCTGTCGTTGTAAACCGTTATAGAAGCAAAACCATCGACAGGAATATCTTTTACTGTTAGTACATAATTAACTTTTCCGTCATTGTTTTCAGGGTAAACATTTACATACATCGCGTCTTTTTTGGGGTTGCCTCCCCAGCCTAATGCGGTCCCTATCAAATGATGGATAGGATTTAGCTTGTCTTTTTGTCCTAGCATCCCCGAAGTGTCGCTAAGCGTTGTTCCAAGTACGTTTATGGCATCGCGTATTGTGGCGAGCGATTCCTCGTCCCAATCTGGAGTATCCAAGACGCCTGTTTTTTCTTGCTTTACTATGATCTTATCTTGAACAGAATTTGCCTGCTTTATATCGCTGGCATCGTTTGCGTTCACAAGAGTGCGAAAAATCACGCCAACGTAACGCGTACCTACATCTTTTTGTGTCAGTGTGTAAGAACCTGCTTCATAGATTGCGGGCGGAATGGAGTGATCTTGATTAACAATCATCATCGATTGCCACCGATCTGTTTTTGGCTTGTTAATGGTAACGGGGTTTGTTAAATCGAAAATTCCGATAGAATACAGTGTATCTCTATTCATACGAATAACGTCTTGTTTATCTAATGGTGTTGGCTGCCGTATATGATGTAATTTTCCGAAGCCACCCGCGGCCTCATATCGCTTGAACGTCATATCGGTTTCCGCGCGAACAAAGCTATCGACAGTAACTTGTTCAGAAGCCCAGGAAGTTGAAGCTGAGAGTAGTGTGGCAAGCAAAAAAAATGTCTTAGTATCTATTGTCATTATTTTATCCTTAATGTAAAAAATATTTTTACAACTCTTGGTTCTCGTTAGCGCGTGATCGGCTTTCTGCTCGGCACCGCTCACAAGAGTTATACGGCCCGTATCATTAGAAATGATTTTTGTTTGTAGGCACGATAGTACGAACCAGTTTTGCTTCAACAAACTAACATAGTCTTTAGCCCTTCGCTAGACGTGAAAGTAAGAGTTTCGGCGTCCATAAAAACATTTGGATACTAAGGGGTACGACTGAGTACTATCTTAGTAATCCGTAAAGTGCGAATGTGTTGGGCTGTTTTAATCTGGCTGGGTATTTGATCGGTAAAAATACTACAGTGTGCAGCATATGGTGGCCCTCATCGTTCGGATAAATAGATATTCAGTAAACGCACGGCGAAAGCGAAAGCTAATGGACTAAACGTAAATGACTCATCCATAAAGAGGCGCATGGCCCGATAGGCAAATGGGGGGCGTTAATTCTTTGGAATACCTGCTTTTGCGAGAGTGAGGTTACTTTAGCGCACAATTTTTGCTGGAACGGGAATCTAAACCTTTAAGGAAAAGCTAAAAAAGCTGAGGCAGCGTAACCTGCTCCAGCTTTCTTTTGTTCCTTAATAGCAGCTCTATTAGTTATTTTTTTTGGCCGCTATTTTGGTGTGCGGTTTATGCACAAGGTATTATTGACAGGCCTGCTGGTGAACCGGCTAAAACTTATAATTAAAGCCTAAAGAAAGCTTTACGTTTTTAGGGTAAGAGTTACCAGAAATCTTAGTTGTTTCCAAGGTGCTGGCTAAATCTAGATTAAAGTATTTTAAGGCGGTTATTCCGATCGCGACTTGAGACAATTTTGTGCCGGAAAGGTTGCTGTGTAAACCCGCTCTGAGGTTGGATAGTATCCAGCTGTTACTTTTGTAACCACCACTAATGGATGCCCACTGAAAGCTCTGGCCTAGAGGGTCTTCTACGGCATTTGCGTCTACGGCAACATTCAGGCCCCATTTTTTATCGCTGGTGTATAAACCACTTTCCAGCTTTAACTGACGTTTACTTTTGTATTGGCGGATGTTCTTCAGAGTATCGAGTACTTTCTCACTCTCTATCTGTGTTGTATCAATTACGGGAAACTCGAATTCACTTTGAACTAGGTCGAGTAGCGATGCACCAATACTGTAGTTGCTCGCTGTCCAGAGTACGCCAAGGTCGATATCAATGGCGGTATCGGTGTTGAATTCTGCGTTTTTAATATCGTCGAATAGACTTTCTGAGTCGCCTATATCGCCAATACGGGTGGCGACGTTTGATAGCCCTATGTTGACCACCTTGGGGGTAACGCCCCAGTAGAGGCTACCGCTTTCGTAGTCTCCGTACTCACGGCTATAGCCAAAAGTAAATTCTGATACTTTTGCGGCCTTGGTAACGAGCAAGCTGTCGTTTTCGAACGCAAAGCTCGCTTTGCCTGTGCTTGGCTCTACGGTAATAGAAATACCGCCGGATAGGTCGAATGTTGTTATCGGGTCTTCGGGCACTAGCGCGAACAAGCTTTCTAGCTCTGTGAGTGCTTGCTGGCTATCGAAATTAAACTCATCTTCAATACCAATAGCGCCGGAAGACACCTGCCGTGTAAAGTTGAAACTGAAAGTGCCGCCCAAAAAGTTGGTGTTACTGATAAGCGAAAACTGATTTGAAATATCGGCTCTGGCAAAACCGTCTGTGCTAACTAAGGCGAGTATTGCCGCTGCGCTGGCGGCTTCGACGCCAATGCGATCTATCAGGGCGTCGAGGTCTGGGTTGGATATATCGAGATCGCCGCCAGGTTTGCCGCCACCGTCTCCGCCGTTGTCGCCTCCTCCATTGTTGGCTCCGTCATCTTTGTTGGCAAAATAGTCCGCAAGATCGTCGATTTTCTCAAACAGATTATCTAAATTGCCGTACTCCAGCCCGCCGCCGAGGCTAAATTCGCCCATAACCTTGTCGTCACTGGTCATCCGGGTACGGTCGTATGCGCCTGAGGCGGGGTTCAAGTTGTTACTGATGGTTCCCTGACCGTGGGATACCGCGCCATAACTGAGATTAACGCCGGTGGGATTAAAGCTGGCTGCATTCACAGAAGCGCTGAGGACTGTACAGCCTATAAGGCCTGAAATGCTTAAACCGGTTTTGAGGTTACTGTGTAATTTCATGATGAATGCGGGCCGCTAGAGTTAGGTTGATAATGGTACCAGCTTTTGACGGCGGGAAAAATTGTGTCGTCGTTCGCTAACATGTCACTCAGTACGTGTGTGTGGCTATTTGCCTAATAGCAAAAGCCTATAAAATCTAATTGCGAGTTGCTAGCGTGGTATCAAGCGCCACGTATGGGTATTCGCAATCATCGCACACAAAACCTAGCGGGTCGGAGCCTGGCAAGCCGCAGTGCGGCGTTGGGCCGCTAGCTAGCAAAGGTCAAACTTACCTATTAGAGACGCCCCTATGATTGTGTAGATACAATGTTAACCTCGAGTGGACCATTAGTATCCAAATGCACATCGGTTTGTGGGAATGCAATGGTGATACTGTTTTGTGCAAAACGCGTATTAATGTCTTTATGCAATTCCGTAATAGTAGAAATGCGATTATCGTTGTATTCAATATAGCAGCGTAAGTAGAGAACCAGGCTGCTATCGGCAAACTCTTCAAACGAAACGTAGGGGGCAGGTTCGCCAAGAATAGTAGGGTTATTGCGTGCGCATTCCCCTACAATATCCATGGCCAATTCCACGTTACTGCCGTAGGCAATTCCAATAGGGATTTTGATGCGTGTGAGGTCATCTGATAGCGACCAATTTAATAGCCGGCCCGTAATAAATTCCTTGTTCGGCACGAGTAATTCCTTTCTTTCCCACGTTCTAATGGTAGTGGCACGTGTTTGAATTCGCGTGATTACACCCTCGGTATCGCCAATGGTTACAACGTCACCTATTCGAATGGGGCGCTCGAAAAGAATAATAAGCCCACAAATAAAGTTGGCAATAATTTCCTGTAAACCAAAGCCTATACCAACACTGAGTGCCGCTACCAGCCACTGCACCTTATTCCAGCTTATACCCAGAATATTGGAAACAAATATAACGGTGCCTACAATTAAAATATAGGAAGTGAGCGTTTTAATGGTAAAACGACTACCCGCTGAAATGTCGAGTCGCTGTAAAACAATAATTTCTAGTAGACCGGGTAAACGCTTTATGGAAATGGACGTAATGAATATCACCATTAGTGAATAAATTAGGTCTGCAAGGCTAATAGGGGTGATAACGTCTTTTCCGCCTGTGGAACTAAAGTTTTCCCAAAGCGTTATACCTTCTAATACATTGAAGGCCGGTAAAATATCGGACCAAATAGTAGCAACACCCCATACTGCTAGGGCGATAACGCTGATATTCAATATTTGCTTACTGTCTTCATTTATTGCAGCTAAATCGACTTCTGGCACCTCTTCAATGTCATGAAACTCGCTTGCCGACTTCGATTCGTGTGTATTTTCGTCGCGGGCTTTTGCCTGGAATTCCTTTCGGCGTTCTAATGCTGCGGCAAACGCCAGACGACGATGGTTGATACGGAGCCAGCGGAAAACCAATTGATGTAATAATAGAATGACGTAGGCAAAACACGCCGTATGAATAACTTTTTGCAAAAGCGTAATGGAACCATTGATATAGCCAAAGCCAGTGTAGATAACTAACACAATGGGTATGCTGGGCAGCAAGTATTTGGCGTACACTATAACTTTATTGGCTACTTTATCTTTGGCCTGAAAAACCCTAAACATTAGGAAAGACGTTAGAAACAGAATGGCACTATAGGTAAGCAGTATAAAACTGTTCTTCATTGAGTCGCTGTTTGATCTTAAATACTCGGCGAAAAAATATAGAATAACGACACAAAACAGAGATACCTTGAAGGCCGGTCTACGAACTACGGTGAGTATTGAAGCGGTACGCTGAAAGTGAATTTCGGCAATGCCCCGTGGCCGAGTTTGCTCTGTCACGAGTCGAGCGAAGAATAATATGTTGCAGGTAATCAGTATAGAATGCCAGAACGCGCTGTAGGCTAAGGAGGTTTGGTTGGCCGTTAGCATTTCCAGGGAAACAACGGCAAGCAGGAATGGAATGCTAACTATGTTAACTAAAGAAAACCCTATGGCTTTTAATGTAGCCAATATGGTGTCTCTTTTGTATTTCGAAACGTTACGCCCTTGGTTTTCTATTAGCCGATACAACCGTGGACGAAAATAGTATACGAGCACAACGGCCATAAGTGATATAAGAAAACGAAAAGAGCCAAGCAAATTGTCTTTAAGCTGCTGTAGTGAGCCGGTGGAGAAAATGTGAGAAACAACGCTAATAGTGTCTGCAGTAAGTCGGGTTAGAAAATCGCCACCTAGAGGAGTTGAGCTTTTAACCCAAATCATTCTCTCGTTTAGAAATAACTGAAATTCTGACACCGTAAGCACAATTTTTTCGTAATGTGAGGCCAGTTCGTTTAAGCTCCTAATATAGCTTCTATCAAGTTCTAGTGCGTAATTAAGTAAGCTGGTTCTGCGTGCTACTAGCGCTTCCATTTGTGGTTGAATTTCTGCACGCATGTCGGCATCGAGCTTGAGGTTGACGGTAAGCGACTGTATATACTGTTCGCCAGACTCAATATTGCGCAATTCTTCTTCGTGTAGAATTTGGTCGAGCATAGCGCTGGCTATACGGTCGTTAAAGCTGTTGAGAATGCTGGTGTAATCTCCCCTGTTTTGAAGCTGTTGGCTTTGCTGCAATAGGGTGTTGCCCAAGTTTTGGCTGAAACCGGCAATACTTACCCTGCGTTTTGTACGCTTCATGCTTTCTTCGAGGTGTAAATTCTCATCGCGAATTTTTTCAGCCTGCTCACCGGTCTGGCGGATATCCTCCACAATTGTAGAGGTCAGTTCACCCAGAGCTGCGTTCTTTTGGGCTAATGCCTGAACCACCGCATGAGAGTTGCTGTAGGCGTCTAGCGAATTTTCCACTTCTTTCAGTTCAGTTTCGGCAAATGCCGAACGACGCTGGTACAGAAATTCTTCTAGCGAATTAACCATTGATGCCAGTGTTTGCATATCAAAGGTGGTGGAATCGTTGTTTGCCTGAATTAGCTCCAGTCGCATGGGTTGACTTAGCAGCTCTTGATCAAGCATAAGCACTTCGGCCTTAATGGCAAGATATTCGCTAGCCAATAACCAATTTCTGGCTTCCTGGGACCCGGCTGAGGAGTCGGGGTCGTAAGGGCGCTGGTATTGGTTGGCCAAATCAGCTTGGCGGGTAGATATTTGCAATAATTTCTCGCGAATTTTACTGGGCCGATTGGCTTCGAAGCTGAGGGTTTTAGTGATTTCCTCCAGCTTGGCTCTTACCGCTGCATGGTTAGCCTTTTCTGTGAGGTAACGTTGCTCTAGCGCGGGTAAATCGAGTTTTTCGACTTCACGGGCATTAACAGGCTTGGTCTTGCGCACCTTATTTTTTAGTGACTGCCGAACTGTTTTTGCTTTGTCTCGAGCACTTTGGCGCGACTGAAGATAAGCTGCGTAGCGTCTTTTGTAGGCCTCGGCGGTTTGCAGGTTTAATAGAACCTTCTTGTAGGTATCTATGAGCTTGGCCTTATTATCGTCGTCAAGGGTGGTGAGTGAAGACACTTCACTGAGTTTGGCTTCTACGGTGGCCGTATCGAGTTTGATTTCCTGTAGAGTTGCCGAATTCGGGTTGCTCATTTGCGCGTTGCCTAACGCGGTGGTAAGCAGTAAAAAGAAAAGCGAGAAAACTCTGCTTGCCACGAGGTAGATACTTTGTTTTTTAGTATTGTTCATAATGACCGCGTTCGCCGGCTAGCGGCTGTATATTCGTAAAATGCACAAAAAAAGAATTGACCGAAGTTGGTTAGGTAAGCAACTTAAGGTACAGCGTTTCGATGACGATAAGACTGAAAACGAGTGGGAATAATAGCCTACAGAATTTATCGATGCGTAATGCATGGGCATGTCGGCCTATTTTGGTCATGTGTGTAGCGTAAACAACCTCAATAAAACTGGAAAACACCAGCAGGCTCGAAGCCATAACAAAATAGTCAAGAGTAGTAAGGTACGATAGGTTTGGCAGTTTTGAGGCAACCGAAAAACGGTAGGCAATAAGGGTAAGCATGGATGTCATGCATACGCCAACATTACTGCCGGTTTCCTTGGGGTCGAGCCAAAAAACAACCCAGCTCATAATAACAATCATAATGAGCGGAAAGATGACCTGAATAACAAAGTAAGAATGACGTCGTATAGCTTCAAACGAAAAGCGAATGGCAGGGTTACCCTTGGCGTTGGCAACCGGCCTATAGGTGTAGGCTTCGGCTTCGAGATCAAGAAGGTCCCAGTCGGAAACACTGAGTTCGTCAGCAATTCCGCCCATATCCTCAAGCCAGTAAAAAACCAACTGTTGGCTTGTATGCCCTGCGGTGACCAAGTTGAATGAAAAGCGTTGGGTATCGAAAGGGAAAGCCCGCAGGTCCATTTTTTGGGAGTACTCGCCCCACATGCCCTGCAGATAGCGAACCGTACCGTCACTCTCAACAAATACCTCGGCACTTAGGGTGTTTGAGCTCCGCTGTAGGTTGACGATCTGTAGATTAGGGTGCCAAATGTCCGACAATTTCATTTTTATCGGCGTTTCATTGCTGTGAGCTAGGCGGGAGTCGTGCCAAACCAGCATTGTGTACAGTTTTGCCGTCATTACCTGTTTTGCCGTATTAATATCCTGCATGTCGGCCAGCAATATGGTGGCGCCCACTTTAAGCGGCAGTTGCGTTTCCGGCGGGAAGGCCGTTAGCGAATTGTCATAAGGCGAAGCGAAAGCATAACGGCCCGCCGTAAGCCCGGTGATGACTAATAGCAGTATTAGCAGAGGTTTATTTAGATTCATACAGGAATATAGGCTCGTGGTTATGGCTAAAGCGTTTTAGAATTTTTCGCCCACATGCAGGTATATAGCTTCCCCGTCTTCACTTACACCAACATCAAGCCCGAGGTGCATAGCCTGCTTCTTGGAGACCTGCCAGCGAATGCCGGCACCGGTACTGGTCACAACTTTGTTGTCTAGGGCATTGCTGATGGAGTTACCCACACTGCCGACTTCAGCGGATAGCATAAAGCCCCAACGAGGGTGGAATTTGTGCCGCCACTCTAGGTGACCGGAAACGGCGGCTTCGTCTTGATAGCGTCCACTGGAGAAGCCGCGCATATTCAGGGTTGGCATTAGGAAGAAAGGGGCTTCACCGTCGACCATACTGCTATAGCCTCTAACGGCGATTACACTCTTCTCGCTCGCCGAAAAATAGTGATTATAGCTAAGGGTGTAGCGGTCGAAACTGTAGTCACTGCCAAGCGACTCGTCATCTCGGCCCACTTCCATGTTCAAAAAACGACCCGTTCTGGGGTAGTAGTTGTTGTCACGATTGTCGTAGTTCACCACCACGGCCATGTTAGCAATTTTCATATCGTCGTCTAAAACGGGAATACCGGGTATCAGTGCGTCTAGATCGAAGGTAATGGTAGATTCCATAACCACTGCTTTTAAGCCCCCGAACCAATCTTTTGTGCCCGGTAGGCGCCCAAGTGCCTGTATAAGTACAACATTAGCCGTAAGATTATATTGGACGGGGTCATCGGCGAAAGCCGGGTCGCTGCCGGAACCATAGAAATTAACATTAACATCTCCTGTACCCACTACCCCTCGAACCCGCAAACGGTCGTCAAACAAGTAGTTGTCATGAAAAAGACCAGCAACCCAGCTGTCGGTATCGGTATACATACCGCCTAAACCGCTGGTCGCATTGGGTGAGTCAGCGCTGTTTTTTTTCGACGGATGCATGTATAAGAGTGCCGCCTGCAAGCCGGACCCAATCGTAGGGTTAGACATGGGAATCGGAACAGCAAGAAATTGGCCTTTGCGGAAGGACTTTGAATTATGTGCCTTATCTACGTCGCGATTGAGCCTGTCGTCTAGCTCAGCGGAAAAAGCTTGGCCAGCAAACGCAAAAAACGAACAGCAAAGAAAGAGCTTAGTAAAGCTGGTCATGGTGAAATTCCGGGTGAAAAGGGCTAAAAAAGAATACGGATATAATACGTCAAATTGAAAAATGGCGGTACGCGATTTTGACTAATTAGCGGTATTGCTCATGTATAATCGCAAATAACGTTGTGCTTCGAGGCGTTACGATGGTGAAAGTATTCAGGCTAGTAATGAGCGTCTCCACGTCTGTCGCCGTCAATAGTTTCACATTACGTGAAAATGGCAGCGTGGTGCGCTCGCAGCAGAGTGTTAGCACAGAAAAAATGTGCAAAAAATACAAGAGTATTGATGACATGATTAGCCAAGTTAATGGCCGCGAAATGCCCGTTTCTAGCGCTGTAGCCCCGTCGCTGGGCTCTTGCCAGAATTCACTCAGTTTATGCGTGGCTTAATGGATTTCTGCAGGTTCTATTGCAGCCTACAAAGTGATTTCTCTGGAAATCGAGAAATTACAACAGGCCACATTCGCCAGGTAGTTACTTGCCCGTTAGACCTCGATTGACCCATGAGTGTTATGTATTTCACCGCCAACATCAGTTTCCGTAACTTACTGTTTGTACTTATCTTGATGATGAGCCAATCGGTGTTAGCGGCTATGCTTGCCCAAAAACGCCCTGGCTATACTCTGGAGCTTTTATCCGAACAGAAGCCAGCGCTCGTCGTTAGCCTGCGCGCTAGACTTCAAGCTCACCGTGAATACATCGAAAAGT
The Teredinibacter franksiae DNA segment above includes these coding regions:
- a CDS encoding DUF6316 family protein is translated as MHLRKGETKKKSCYRSDRFFRSGESWYFTTREKWDIGPFKVRDEAERAALRYANAIQAQKTSTVARKIALKEGWDTLDLDYS
- a CDS encoding Nramp family divalent metal transporter; translated protein: MKRNLFTLILPGLLVAATGVGAGDLATASFTGSELGVAVLWAVVVGGVFKYVLTEGIARWQLVNGNSLLEGLVQKLGKVFVWIFLAYLVLWSFFVGSALMSASGVALHALFPVFEPSTGKIVFGLASSMCGLALARLGKFTLFAKTMGVCVGLMFAVVLFTAYSLWPGHAQVLSGLFVPSIPDFSGKGLTWTVALIGGVGGTLTIFCYGYWIQEQNRTSANDILLCKIDLAVGYGMTILFGLAMVIIGSTIVVEGKGAGLLIKLAASLETAIGPVGKWLFLVGAFSAIFSSLLGVWQAVPYMFADISRHIMQPKFNTGVVRLNQTQSYKIYQILLAVVPILGLLLSFKEIQKLYSVVGTLFMPFLAVALLHLNNQGKMGKHKNSVLINGVLLATLVFFSYVAWQKFVA
- a CDS encoding DUF1214 domain-containing protein, whose amino-acid sequence is MTIDTKTFFLLATLLSASTSWASEQVTVDSFVRAETDMTFKRYEAAGGFGKLHHIRQPTPLDKQDVIRMNRDTLYSIGIFDLTNPVTINKPKTDRWQSMMIVNQDHSIPPAIYEAGSYTLTQKDVGTRYVGVIFRTLVNANDASDIKQANSVQDKIIVKQEKTGVLDTPDWDEESLATIRDAINVLGTTLSDTSGMLGQKDKLNPIHHLIGTALGWGGNPKKDAMYVNVYPENNDGKVNYVLTVKDIPVDGFASITVYNDSGFMEKNDLGVNSINNLTATPNKDGGATIHFGGCSDKRENCIPTTEGWNYIVRLYQPQKAILDGSWKFPDPKPVK
- the traF gene encoding conjugal transfer protein TraF — its product is MKLHSNLKTGLSISGLIGCTVLSASVNAASFNPTGVNLSYGAVSHGQGTISNNLNPASGAYDRTRMTSDDKVMGEFSLGGGLEYGNLDNLFEKIDDLADYFANKDDGANNGGGDNGGDGGGKPGGDLDISNPDLDALIDRIGVEAASAAAILALVSTDGFARADISNQFSLISNTNFLGGTFSFNFTRQVSSGAIGIEDEFNFDSQQALTELESLFALVPEDPITTFDLSGGISITVEPSTGKASFAFENDSLLVTKAAKVSEFTFGYSREYGDYESGSLYWGVTPKVVNIGLSNVATRIGDIGDSESLFDDIKNAEFNTDTAIDIDLGVLWTASNYSIGASLLDLVQSEFEFPVIDTTQIESEKVLDTLKNIRQYKSKRQLKLESGLYTSDKKWGLNVAVDANAVEDPLGQSFQWASISGGYKSNSWILSNLRAGLHSNLSGTKLSQVAIGITALKYFNLDLASTLETTKISGNSYPKNVKLSLGFNYKF